In Rhodothermus marinus DSM 4252, a single genomic region encodes these proteins:
- the gcvP gene encoding aminomethyl-transferring glycine dehydrogenase: protein MAIDLSFTDRFVDRHIGPSPTEIQEMLQALGLSSLEELVNQTIPASIRTQRPLALPPALSEAELLARLQELAAKNAPFRSFIGMGYYDTITPPVIQRNVLENPAWYTAYTPYQAEIAQGRLEALLNFQTMVIDLTGLELANASLLDEATAAAEAMMMLHRVARDPARNTFFVSEACHPQTIAVVETRAEPLGIRVVVGDHRTFEPGPDLFGALVQYPATDGAIYDYRDFCERVHAAGAYVVVAADLLSLTLLVPPGEFGADVAVGSTQRFGVPMGYGGPHAAYFATREAFKRQVPGRIIGVSRDADGNPALRMALQTREQHIRREKATSNICTAQVLLAVMAGFYAVYHGPDGLRRIAERIHNLTRVLAAGLERLGYRLRHTHFFDTLRIETTPEEAVRIREAALARRVNLRYYEDGTVGLSLDEATTAEELETLLDIFALDRPRTFTAAELAAEMEPGYQGPLARTAPYLTHPVFHRYRSETELMRYMHRLAGRDLSLVHSMIPLGSCTMKLNAAVELMPLSWPAFMRVHPFAPPEQVAGYREILNELEAWLKEITGFAAVTFQPNSGAAGEYTGLLMIRAYHRSQGEGHRNVCLIPASAHGTNPASAVMAGMEVVVVQCDENGNIDLEDLRAKAEAHRDRLAALMVTYPSTHGVFEPHIREVCEVVHACGGLVYLDGANMNAQVGLCRPAEYGADVCHLNLHKTFAIPHGGGGPGAGPVCVAEHLKPFLPGHPVVPTGGAQAIGPVAAAPYGSASILLISWAYIALMGADGLRRASEVAILNANYLARRLEAGYDILYRGPNGRVAHEFIVDLRPYRRQGVTEIDVAKRLMDYGFHAPTVSFPVVGTMMIEPTESESKEELDRFCEALLSIRAEIEEVLQGQADPERNVLKQAPHTATMVASDHWDLPYSREKAAFPAPWTRTHKFWPAVRRVDEAYGDRNLVCACPPVEAYAV, encoded by the coding sequence ATGGCTATCGATCTGTCTTTTACCGATCGGTTCGTAGACCGGCACATCGGCCCTTCGCCGACGGAGATCCAGGAGATGCTGCAGGCGCTGGGCCTTTCGTCGCTGGAGGAGTTGGTGAATCAGACGATCCCGGCGTCCATTCGCACGCAGCGGCCGCTGGCGCTTCCGCCGGCACTCAGCGAGGCCGAGTTGCTGGCGCGGTTGCAGGAACTGGCGGCAAAGAACGCCCCGTTCCGCTCGTTCATCGGAATGGGCTACTACGACACGATCACGCCGCCGGTCATTCAGCGCAATGTGCTGGAGAATCCGGCCTGGTACACGGCCTATACGCCCTATCAGGCGGAGATTGCTCAGGGTCGGCTGGAAGCGCTTTTGAACTTCCAGACCATGGTCATCGACCTGACCGGGCTGGAGCTGGCCAATGCTTCACTGCTCGACGAGGCGACGGCCGCCGCCGAGGCCATGATGATGCTGCATCGCGTCGCGCGTGATCCCGCTCGCAACACGTTCTTCGTCTCGGAAGCCTGTCATCCACAGACGATCGCGGTCGTCGAGACGCGCGCCGAGCCGCTGGGCATCCGTGTGGTGGTGGGGGATCACCGGACGTTCGAGCCGGGACCGGACCTGTTCGGGGCGCTCGTGCAGTATCCGGCTACCGACGGTGCCATCTACGACTACCGGGACTTCTGCGAGCGCGTGCACGCGGCCGGGGCCTACGTGGTGGTGGCCGCCGACCTGCTGAGCCTGACGCTGCTCGTCCCGCCGGGTGAGTTCGGCGCCGACGTGGCCGTGGGCAGCACGCAGCGCTTCGGCGTTCCCATGGGCTACGGCGGACCGCACGCCGCCTACTTCGCCACGCGCGAGGCTTTCAAGCGCCAGGTGCCCGGACGCATCATCGGGGTGTCGCGGGACGCCGACGGCAACCCGGCGCTGCGCATGGCGCTGCAGACGCGCGAGCAGCACATCCGCCGCGAAAAGGCCACCTCGAACATCTGCACAGCCCAGGTGCTGCTGGCCGTCATGGCCGGCTTCTATGCCGTTTATCACGGACCGGACGGCCTGCGCCGCATTGCCGAGCGCATTCACAACCTGACGCGCGTGCTGGCCGCCGGGCTGGAACGGCTGGGCTACCGGCTGCGCCACACCCATTTCTTCGATACACTGCGCATCGAAACCACCCCGGAAGAAGCCGTCCGCATTCGCGAGGCGGCGCTGGCCCGGCGCGTCAACCTGCGCTACTACGAGGACGGCACAGTCGGCCTGTCGCTCGACGAGGCCACGACGGCTGAGGAGCTGGAGACGCTGCTGGACATCTTCGCGCTGGATCGGCCGCGGACGTTCACGGCCGCCGAGCTGGCCGCCGAAATGGAACCCGGCTATCAGGGCCCGCTGGCCCGCACTGCGCCCTACCTGACGCACCCGGTCTTTCACCGCTACCGCTCCGAGACCGAGCTGATGCGCTACATGCACCGGCTGGCCGGCCGGGACCTGTCGCTCGTGCACAGCATGATTCCGCTGGGCTCCTGCACGATGAAGCTGAACGCGGCCGTCGAGCTGATGCCGCTGAGCTGGCCCGCCTTCATGCGCGTGCATCCGTTCGCGCCGCCCGAGCAGGTGGCCGGTTATCGGGAAATCCTGAACGAACTGGAAGCCTGGCTGAAAGAGATCACCGGCTTTGCGGCCGTCACCTTCCAGCCGAATTCCGGTGCGGCGGGTGAGTACACGGGCCTGCTCATGATCCGGGCCTACCACCGGAGCCAGGGCGAGGGGCACCGCAACGTGTGTCTGATTCCCGCCTCGGCGCACGGGACGAATCCCGCCAGCGCGGTCATGGCCGGCATGGAGGTGGTCGTGGTGCAGTGCGACGAAAACGGCAACATCGACCTGGAAGACCTGCGGGCCAAGGCCGAGGCGCACCGCGACCGACTGGCCGCGCTCATGGTGACCTATCCGTCCACGCATGGCGTCTTCGAGCCGCACATCCGCGAGGTGTGCGAGGTCGTGCACGCCTGCGGCGGCCTGGTATACCTGGACGGAGCGAACATGAACGCCCAGGTGGGGCTGTGCCGGCCGGCCGAATACGGTGCCGACGTGTGCCACCTGAACCTGCACAAGACGTTCGCCATTCCGCACGGTGGGGGCGGACCCGGTGCCGGACCCGTCTGCGTGGCCGAACACCTGAAGCCGTTCCTCCCCGGCCATCCGGTCGTGCCGACCGGCGGTGCGCAGGCGATCGGTCCCGTGGCGGCCGCTCCCTACGGCAGCGCCAGCATACTGCTGATCTCCTGGGCCTACATCGCGCTGATGGGCGCCGACGGGCTCCGGCGGGCGTCGGAGGTGGCCATCCTGAACGCCAACTATCTGGCCCGTCGCCTCGAAGCGGGCTACGACATCCTGTACCGGGGACCGAACGGCCGTGTGGCGCACGAATTCATCGTGGACCTGCGGCCCTACCGGCGGCAGGGCGTCACGGAAATCGATGTGGCCAAGCGGCTGATGGACTATGGCTTCCATGCGCCGACGGTCTCGTTCCCCGTGGTGGGTACCATGATGATCGAGCCCACCGAGAGCGAGTCGAAGGAAGAGCTGGACCGCTTCTGTGAGGCGCTGCTCTCGATCCGGGCCGAGATCGAAGAGGTGCTGCAGGGCCAGGCCGATCCGGAGCGCAACGTGCTCAAGCAGGCGCCCCACACGGCCACCATGGTGGCCTCGGACCATTGGGATCTTCCGTACTCCCGTGAAAAGGCGGCCTTCCCGGCACCGTGGACGCGCACGCACAAGTTCTGGCCGGCCGTGCGGCGCGTGGACGAGGCCTACGGCGACCGCAACCTGGTGTGCGCCTGCCCGCCCGTGGAAGCCTACGCCGTCTGA
- the ruvB gene encoding Holliday junction branch migration DNA helicase RuvB, producing MREPGLLRPLPQHAEEDYEKALRPRRLEEFIGQPKIKDNLRVFITAALQRGETLDHVLLSGPPGLGKTTLAYIIAEEMGARIRTTSGPVLEKPADIAGLLTNLNEGDVLFIDEIHRLSPVVEEYLYSAMEDYRIDILIDSGPNARSVKLRLPPFTLIGATTRKGLLTAPLRARFGIEFRYDYYRTEDLQQIVLRSARILGVEIDEEGAYEIARRSRGTPRIANRLLRRTRDFAEVKGDGRITREVARMALEALDVDEAGLDEMDVRLLRTLIEKFGGGPTGLNTLAVAVGEDPGTLEEVYEPYLIQEGFLERTPRGRVATIRAYQHFGLTPPARTGSLFD from the coding sequence ATGCGCGAACCCGGTCTACTGCGTCCGCTGCCGCAGCACGCCGAAGAAGACTACGAAAAGGCGCTGCGGCCGCGCCGCCTTGAAGAATTTATCGGCCAGCCGAAGATCAAAGATAACCTGCGCGTGTTCATCACGGCCGCCCTGCAGCGGGGCGAGACGCTGGACCACGTGCTGCTCTCCGGGCCGCCGGGTCTGGGCAAAACGACGCTGGCCTACATCATCGCCGAGGAGATGGGCGCCCGCATCCGCACCACGAGCGGGCCCGTGCTGGAAAAACCCGCCGACATTGCCGGGCTGCTTACCAATCTGAACGAAGGCGATGTGCTCTTTATCGACGAGATCCACCGGCTCAGTCCGGTCGTCGAGGAGTACCTGTACTCGGCGATGGAGGACTACCGGATCGACATTCTGATCGACAGCGGCCCCAATGCGCGGAGCGTCAAGCTCCGCCTGCCGCCTTTCACGCTCATCGGGGCCACCACGCGCAAAGGATTGCTGACGGCGCCGCTTCGGGCCCGCTTCGGCATCGAATTTCGATACGACTACTATCGGACAGAAGACCTGCAGCAGATCGTACTGCGCTCGGCGCGGATCCTCGGCGTCGAGATCGACGAGGAGGGCGCCTACGAGATCGCCCGCCGGAGCCGGGGCACGCCGCGCATCGCCAACCGCCTGCTGCGGCGGACGCGCGACTTTGCCGAGGTGAAGGGCGACGGCCGCATCACGCGCGAGGTGGCCCGCATGGCGCTGGAAGCGCTCGACGTGGACGAGGCCGGACTGGACGAAATGGACGTGCGCCTGCTCCGCACGCTGATCGAGAAGTTCGGCGGCGGACCCACTGGACTCAATACGCTGGCTGTGGCCGTGGGCGAAGATCCCGGCACGCTCGAAGAAGTCTACGAGCCCTATCTGATCCAGGAGGGCTTCCTGGAGCGCACGCCCCGCGGCCGTGTGGCGACGATCCGTGCCTATCAGCACTTCGGCCTGACCCCGCCGGCCCGCACGGGTAGCCTGTTCGACTGA
- a CDS encoding hydroxymethylglutaryl-CoA lyase, with amino-acid sequence MPMQLPESASICEVGPRDGFQYETTFIPTERKVAVIERLVEAGVRRIQVTSFVHPKWVPQMADAEEVCRRLPDRDDVIFSGLALNVKGVERAHAAGLRYVDLSIATHDEHSLANANMTVAEAVRQAEAMIRLAHHYDMQPQLGLQTVFGYKQPGDTPLQRIRELARRFVDLGLESFSLADTTGMAHPVQIQEYVEAVREEIGDTPLVLHLHDTRGMGLANVLAALQCGVTRFDTSLGGLGGCPFIPGATGNIATEDTVYMLEAMGVRTGIDYRRVAELALELEAFLGKELPGRQTRLLARQRALAASESRPCS; translated from the coding sequence ATGCCCATGCAGCTTCCCGAAAGCGCTTCGATCTGTGAGGTAGGACCACGCGACGGCTTCCAGTATGAAACGACCTTCATCCCCACCGAACGCAAGGTGGCCGTCATCGAGCGGCTCGTTGAGGCCGGTGTGCGCCGTATTCAGGTGACCTCTTTCGTACACCCGAAGTGGGTTCCCCAGATGGCCGACGCCGAGGAGGTCTGCCGCCGCCTGCCCGACCGGGACGACGTGATTTTTTCCGGGCTGGCCCTGAACGTGAAGGGCGTCGAGCGGGCCCATGCAGCCGGACTTCGCTACGTGGACCTTTCGATCGCCACGCACGACGAGCACAGCCTGGCCAACGCAAACATGACCGTGGCCGAGGCCGTCCGCCAGGCCGAGGCCATGATCCGCCTGGCCCATCATTACGACATGCAGCCGCAGCTCGGACTCCAGACCGTCTTCGGCTACAAACAGCCCGGCGACACGCCACTACAGCGCATCCGGGAGCTGGCCCGCCGATTCGTGGACCTGGGCCTCGAGTCGTTCTCGCTGGCCGACACGACCGGCATGGCTCATCCCGTTCAGATTCAGGAGTACGTGGAGGCCGTGCGCGAAGAGATCGGCGACACGCCGCTCGTGCTGCACCTGCACGACACGCGCGGCATGGGGCTGGCCAATGTGCTGGCGGCCCTGCAGTGCGGCGTTACGCGCTTCGACACCTCGCTGGGCGGGCTGGGCGGCTGTCCCTTCATCCCCGGCGCCACGGGCAACATCGCCACCGAAGACACGGTCTACATGCTCGAGGCCATGGGCGTGCGCACGGGGATCGACTACCGCCGCGTGGCCGAGCTGGCGCTCGAACTCGAAGCGTTCCTGGGGAAGGAACTGCCCGGCCGCCAGACGCGCCTGCTGGCCCGCCAGCGGGCGCTGGCCGCTTCCGAATCGCGTCCCTGCTCCTGA
- a CDS encoding sensor histidine kinase, with product MKPHEKAETAAVHVEPPAWLLRTYRRLGWLAFVMAVGFWFVHRVTDPTAWDPLWLRLVIGGAALAVVLLSYRIAWIRTHLAAVACMLTWAISLWFGVLALVNHLTPNYVIGYLFVYAGTGIVYGLGLRRPEPLGAYLAFGTLLIALGSLWVPDPVVSPAILATATAGIGIAIYLVLWTLMQQQETLDEARQRAEAALQFRNTLLSNMHHELRTPLAGILGAAQILNEEAPEELREFVQIVEHSGRRLLHLLTNLVLLARIEADRLRLKPGLVDLREVMHPVLEELQEAAREKGLTITCRCPEKPVYVYADAEALNTVFYNIVENAVKFTQEGGVHIELREQGDRLYVDVRDTGPGIDPAELQRLFRAFEQGSMGINRTHEGAGLGLTVAQRLLHLIDGTLTVESRPGEGSTFTVGLRRAQMEVRTLRPERTAG from the coding sequence ATGAAGCCCCACGAGAAGGCGGAAACCGCCGCTGTACACGTCGAGCCGCCTGCGTGGCTGCTGCGTACCTACCGGCGTCTGGGCTGGCTGGCCTTTGTCATGGCCGTGGGTTTCTGGTTCGTGCATCGCGTGACCGATCCCACGGCCTGGGATCCGCTCTGGCTGCGTCTGGTGATCGGAGGCGCGGCGCTGGCGGTGGTGCTGCTTTCCTACCGGATCGCCTGGATCCGGACGCACCTGGCCGCGGTCGCCTGCATGCTGACCTGGGCCATTTCGCTCTGGTTCGGGGTGCTGGCGCTGGTCAACCACCTGACGCCCAACTATGTGATCGGCTATCTCTTTGTGTATGCGGGAACCGGAATCGTCTATGGACTCGGCCTGCGGCGGCCCGAACCGCTGGGCGCCTACCTGGCCTTCGGGACGCTCCTGATTGCGCTGGGTAGTCTCTGGGTCCCGGATCCGGTGGTCTCGCCGGCGATTCTGGCAACGGCAACGGCCGGAATTGGTATTGCAATCTACCTGGTCCTGTGGACGCTGATGCAGCAGCAGGAGACGCTGGACGAGGCGCGCCAACGGGCCGAGGCGGCGCTGCAGTTCCGCAACACGCTGCTGTCGAACATGCACCACGAGCTACGTACGCCGCTGGCCGGCATCCTGGGAGCCGCGCAGATCCTGAACGAAGAAGCGCCGGAGGAGCTGCGGGAGTTCGTGCAGATCGTGGAGCACAGCGGGCGTCGATTGCTCCACCTGCTGACCAATCTGGTGCTGCTGGCCCGGATCGAAGCGGACCGGCTCCGGCTCAAACCCGGTCTGGTTGACCTGCGCGAGGTGATGCATCCCGTTCTGGAGGAACTGCAGGAAGCGGCGCGGGAAAAAGGGCTGACGATCACCTGTCGGTGTCCGGAAAAGCCGGTCTATGTGTATGCCGACGCGGAAGCGCTCAACACCGTGTTCTACAATATCGTGGAGAACGCGGTCAAGTTCACGCAGGAGGGCGGCGTGCACATCGAACTCCGGGAGCAGGGCGATCGGCTGTATGTGGACGTGCGCGACACCGGTCCGGGTATCGATCCGGCCGAGTTGCAACGGCTTTTCCGGGCGTTCGAGCAGGGCTCGATGGGGATCAACCGTACACACGAAGGGGCCGGACTGGGACTGACCGTGGCGCAGCGGTTGCTGCACCTGATCGACGGCACGCTGACCGTCGAAAGCCGCCCCGGCGAAGGGAGCACGTTCACCGTGGGATTGCGCCGGGCCCAGATGGAGGTGCGCACGCTGCGCCCGGAGCGGACCGCCGGTTGA
- the rpoN gene encoding RNA polymerase factor sigma-54 — MLKLKQEQKLQQKLSPQQIQYIKLLQLPTLALEQRIKAELESNPLLEEGPEEEEETPLEEALDETPETAEAEATSETTETEAETVEEEASTEIEEEIDWEELFNNVDDLYGYKARVDRTDEDEERRELPLPARPSMIEHLREQLVLLDLNETERLIAEQIIGSIDEDGYLRRPLESIVDDLMFTHGVSVTEEDVERVLKQIQRLDPVGIAARDLRECLIVQLEAMPEDTPGREVALRMLREAFKDFAMKHFEALQRKLGVSEAELKEAYDLIQHLNPKPGEGGDVAPQQNYIVPDFTVTYQDGEFIITLNSRNAPQLRISRRYRQMLEQMAAEKKKGKRTNGLDEQTRAFLKNKLESARWFINSINQRRQTMLKVMKAIVELQEDFFKYGEGHLKPMILKDVADRIGMDISTVSRVVNGKYVQTDFGVYPLKYFFSEGLATESGEEVSNREVKALIQRMIEQEDKRNPLSDQKIAELLAKQGFKIARRTVTKYREQLGIPVARLRREIVLDDQQEKEAASEK, encoded by the coding sequence ATGCTGAAACTCAAGCAGGAACAGAAGCTGCAGCAAAAGCTCTCGCCGCAGCAGATCCAGTACATCAAGCTGCTGCAGCTCCCCACGCTGGCCCTGGAGCAGCGCATCAAGGCCGAACTGGAGTCCAATCCGCTGCTGGAAGAAGGCCCGGAAGAAGAGGAAGAAACCCCGCTCGAAGAAGCCCTCGACGAAACGCCCGAAACGGCCGAGGCCGAAGCGACTTCGGAGACGACGGAGACCGAGGCGGAAACCGTCGAGGAAGAGGCCTCCACCGAGATCGAAGAGGAAATCGACTGGGAAGAGCTGTTCAACAACGTCGACGACCTCTACGGTTACAAGGCGCGCGTGGACCGCACCGACGAAGACGAAGAGCGGCGTGAGCTTCCCCTCCCGGCCCGTCCCTCGATGATCGAGCATCTGCGCGAACAGCTCGTGCTGCTCGACCTGAATGAAACCGAGCGCCTGATTGCCGAGCAGATCATCGGCTCCATCGACGAAGACGGCTACCTGCGGCGCCCGCTCGAGTCGATCGTGGACGACCTGATGTTCACCCACGGCGTCAGCGTGACCGAGGAGGACGTCGAGCGGGTGCTCAAGCAGATTCAGCGGCTCGATCCCGTCGGCATTGCCGCCCGTGATCTGCGCGAGTGCCTGATCGTCCAGCTCGAGGCCATGCCCGAAGACACGCCCGGTCGCGAAGTGGCGCTTCGGATGCTTCGTGAGGCGTTCAAGGACTTCGCCATGAAGCACTTCGAGGCGCTCCAGCGCAAGCTCGGTGTGTCGGAAGCGGAACTCAAAGAAGCCTACGACCTGATCCAGCACCTCAATCCCAAGCCCGGCGAAGGCGGGGACGTAGCGCCCCAGCAGAACTACATCGTCCCGGACTTCACCGTCACCTACCAGGACGGCGAGTTCATTATCACGCTCAACAGCCGCAACGCGCCGCAGCTTCGCATCTCGCGCCGCTACCGCCAGATGCTCGAGCAGATGGCCGCCGAGAAGAAGAAAGGCAAGCGCACCAATGGGCTGGACGAACAGACCCGGGCTTTTCTCAAAAACAAGCTGGAATCGGCCCGCTGGTTCATCAACTCGATCAACCAGCGGCGTCAGACCATGCTCAAAGTGATGAAGGCCATCGTCGAGCTGCAGGAAGACTTCTTCAAGTACGGCGAAGGACACCTCAAGCCCATGATTCTCAAAGACGTGGCCGATCGCATCGGAATGGACATTTCCACGGTCAGCCGCGTCGTCAACGGCAAGTACGTCCAGACCGACTTCGGCGTCTATCCGCTGAAGTACTTCTTCTCCGAAGGACTGGCCACCGAAAGCGGCGAAGAGGTTTCCAATCGGGAAGTCAAGGCGCTCATCCAGCGCATGATCGAACAGGAAGACAAGCGCAACCCGCTTTCGGACCAGAAGATTGCCGAGTTGCTGGCCAAACAGGGATTCAAGATCGCCCGTCGGACGGTGACCAAGTACCGCGAACAGCTCGGCATTCCGGTGGCCCGTCTGCGACGCGAGATCGTGCTGGACGATCAGCAGGAAAAGGAAGCTGCGAGCGAAAAGTAA
- a CDS encoding DUF3109 family protein — protein MFAVDHILISDSVLEAPFACQLQACRGGCCVQGESGAPLEPGERYVLEALVPELAPSLRPEAQALIAARGPWEKVGADRYAVRCTSDGACVFAVYDEAGIARCAIQQAYEQGRIDFPKPISCHLYPLRVERRQGLEILHYEKIPLCDAARAHGARCGISLVDFLEAPLVRRYGRAWYERFRTLWNERRRLLGLAAQS, from the coding sequence ATGTTTGCAGTTGACCACATACTCATTTCCGATAGCGTCCTGGAGGCGCCTTTCGCCTGTCAGCTGCAGGCGTGCCGGGGCGGCTGCTGCGTGCAGGGCGAATCGGGCGCTCCGCTGGAACCGGGCGAGCGCTACGTGCTGGAGGCGCTCGTGCCCGAGCTGGCGCCGTCGTTGCGCCCCGAAGCGCAGGCGCTCATTGCCGCTCGTGGCCCCTGGGAGAAAGTCGGGGCCGACCGCTATGCCGTCCGCTGCACTTCGGACGGCGCCTGCGTCTTCGCCGTCTATGACGAAGCGGGTATTGCCCGCTGTGCCATCCAGCAGGCCTACGAGCAGGGGCGCATCGACTTTCCCAAGCCGATTTCCTGCCACCTGTACCCGCTTCGGGTGGAACGCCGCCAGGGCTTGGAAATTCTTCATTATGAAAAAATTCCGCTGTGCGACGCGGCCCGAGCGCACGGCGCCCGCTGCGGCATCAGCCTGGTAGATTTTCTGGAAGCGCCGCTGGTGCGGCGCTACGGCCGCGCCTGGTACGAACGCTTTCGGACCCTGTGGAACGAACGCCGCCGGCTCCTTGGACTGGCGGCCCAATCCTGA
- a CDS encoding aminotransferase class V-fold PLP-dependent enzyme, whose amino-acid sequence MAERQALLEALRTRFLGLHTTYRLANGRQARRIYLDSAASNLLWEPAARVAYQALQHYANTHSQLHFGARIMTALYAEAHQVVLDFLQADNRYTAIFCGYGVTACLNRIARVLARRRPDRDVVITTIMEHHANDLPHRKHVGRVVHVPVEKDPDGEAGKVDMARLQEAITRHADRLNYVAITAASNVTGIVNPVHEIARMAHAVGAYVVVDAAQSAAHLPLAVDPGDPEAALDVVVLSGHKIYTPGSPGVLVARKELFLGQEPEEVGGGIVSFVDTTRYEILPHLPEREEAGTPNLLGAIALGATLRLLQHIGMDLIAEDERRLTQYALDRLSRIPRLHIYGSHRLEIAERIGVITFNLYDLPHGLVTAALNDYFGIAVRNECFCAQPFVRQLLGIADAEGRAPDSCLDTCTPREQPGMVRISLGLYNTTDDIDAAVEALTDLARRPDFYRQQYEPVPGSRGDWRHRSFRFEPKQVFSIEQAVRQLIDALRNGATGSDTQP is encoded by the coding sequence ATGGCCGAGCGTCAGGCGCTGCTGGAAGCGCTTCGCACCCGATTTCTGGGCCTGCACACCACCTATCGCCTGGCCAACGGCCGTCAGGCCCGCCGGATCTACCTCGACAGCGCCGCCTCCAACCTGCTCTGGGAGCCCGCCGCCCGGGTGGCCTATCAGGCGCTTCAGCACTACGCGAACACGCACTCCCAGCTTCACTTCGGCGCCCGCATCATGACGGCGCTCTACGCCGAAGCCCATCAGGTGGTGCTCGACTTTCTCCAGGCCGACAACCGCTACACGGCCATTTTCTGCGGCTACGGTGTGACGGCCTGCCTGAACCGCATCGCGCGCGTACTGGCCCGCCGCCGCCCGGATCGCGACGTGGTGATCACCACGATCATGGAGCACCACGCCAACGATCTGCCCCACCGCAAGCACGTGGGCCGGGTGGTCCATGTGCCTGTGGAGAAAGACCCGGACGGCGAGGCCGGCAAAGTCGACATGGCCCGCCTGCAGGAAGCCATCACCCGCCACGCCGATCGGCTGAACTACGTGGCCATCACGGCCGCCTCGAACGTGACGGGCATTGTCAATCCGGTCCACGAGATCGCCCGCATGGCCCACGCCGTGGGCGCTTACGTCGTGGTGGACGCCGCCCAGTCGGCGGCCCACCTGCCGCTGGCCGTCGATCCGGGCGACCCGGAGGCCGCGCTCGACGTAGTGGTGCTCAGCGGCCACAAAATCTACACGCCCGGAAGCCCCGGCGTGCTCGTGGCACGCAAGGAGCTGTTTCTGGGCCAGGAGCCCGAAGAAGTGGGCGGCGGCATCGTCTCGTTCGTGGACACCACCCGCTACGAGATCCTGCCCCACCTGCCCGAGCGCGAAGAGGCCGGCACGCCCAACCTGCTGGGAGCCATTGCGCTGGGCGCCACGCTCCGCCTGCTGCAGCACATCGGCATGGACCTGATCGCCGAAGACGAACGGCGGCTGACCCAGTACGCGCTCGACCGGCTGAGCCGGATTCCCCGCCTGCACATCTACGGCTCCCACCGGCTGGAAATTGCCGAACGCATCGGCGTGATCACCTTCAATCTGTACGACCTGCCGCATGGACTGGTCACGGCCGCACTGAACGACTACTTCGGCATTGCCGTTCGCAACGAATGCTTCTGCGCCCAGCCGTTCGTCCGCCAGCTGCTGGGCATTGCCGACGCCGAAGGCCGGGCGCCCGATAGCTGCCTCGACACCTGCACGCCCCGCGAGCAACCGGGCATGGTGCGCATCTCGCTGGGCCTCTACAACACGACCGACGACATCGACGCGGCCGTCGAGGCGCTCACCGATCTGGCCCGGCGTCCCGACTTCTACCGACAGCAGTATGAGCCCGTACCCGGTAGTCGGGGCGACTGGCGCCACCGGAGCTTTCGCTTTGAGCCGAAACAGGTGTTTTCCATCGAACAGGCGGTCCGGCAATTGATCGACGCGCTGCGTAACGGCGCAACCGGTTCGGACACCCAACCGTAG